In Scophthalmus maximus strain ysfricsl-2021 chromosome 16, ASM2237912v1, whole genome shotgun sequence, the following proteins share a genomic window:
- the LOC118286958 gene encoding 7-methylguanosine phosphate-specific 5'-nucleotidase-like isoform X4, with amino-acid sequence MIIPWIYTPVRGILAIWQQLTKTLEKKNGSLVSEILRSKIPEMANCSVLMREHSRVEETIQAMQQAGAGSLQVISDFDMTLTRFAHNGKRVPSTHNILNNRLLVNEDCTKKIKKLLNTYYPIEIDARRSVEEKVPLMVEWWIKVHELLIQQRIRKDLLSQAVKESSTMLRDGYKVFFDRLVEQRVPMLILSAGVGDVLEEVIRQNHVFHPNIHIISNYMDFDQTGVLQAFKGELIHIFNKGEGALSHAAGLRELQGRPNVLLLGDSLGDLAMAGGVSEPQNVLTVGFLNDQVDERKESYINSFDIVLVKDETMDVPNGILRAGRLLLPRGLTRWHSWTQLQAAAGRFRPSCLSSRKAAADPKESKYAVKFGTGSLLNYSRTTGTRAEQIDRNKGRCNNTDEIRTRQRSKNILQNYRTSTLNVTRCQNTCDETNHHDEITSGVT; translated from the exons ATG ATCATTCCCTGGATCTACACGCCGGTGCGGGGCATCCTGGCCATCTGGCAGCAGCTGACCAAAACCCTGGAAAAGAAGAATGGGAGTTTAGTTTCAGAAATTCTACGTAGCAAA ATCCCAGAGATGGCCAACTGCTCTGTGCTGATGAGGGAGCACAGCCGAGTGGAGGAGACCATCCAGGCCATGCAGCAAGCAGGTGCAGGCAGCCTGCAG GTAATCTCAGACTTTGACATGACGCTGACCAGATTCGCTCACAACGGCAAGAGAGTGCCCTCGACCCACA ACATCCTGAACAACCGGTTATTGGTTAATGAAGACTGCACTAAAAAG ATAAAGAAGCTGCTGAACACCTACTACCCCATAGAGATTGATGCAAGACGGAGTGTTGAAGAGAAGGTGCCTCTCATGGTGGAGTG GTGGATCAAAGTTCATGAGCTGCTGATTCAGCAGAGGATCAGAAAGGACTTGCTCTCCCAGGCTGTCAAGGAATCCAGCACTATGCTTAG GGACGGCTACAAAGTGTTTTTCGATCGTCTTGTCGAGCAGAGGGTCCCTATGCTGATCCTCTCGGCCGGTGTCGGAGACGTGCTGGAGGAGGTGATCCGACAGAACCACGTGTTCCATCCCAACATCCACATCATCTCCAACTACATGGACTTTGACCAAACT GGCGTCCTGCAAGCCTTCAAAGGCGAACTGATCCACATCTTCAACAAGGGAGAAGGGGCTCTGTCACACGCCGCTGGCCTCAGGGAGCTGCAGGGCCGACCCAACGTACTGCTGCTGGGGGACTCTCTCGGAGACTTGGCCATGGCCGGCGGCGTGTCCGAGCCCCAGAACGTCCTGACCGTCGGCTTCCTGAATGACCAG GTGGACGAGAGGAAAGAGTCGTACATCAACTCCTTCGACATTGTGCTGGTGAAAGACGAGACGATGGACGTTCCGAACGGCATCCTCAG agcCGGACGCCTGTTGCTTCCCCGCGGCTTGACTCGTTGGCACAGCTGGACGCAGCTGCAGGCGGCAGCAGGGCGGTTCCGCCCATCCTGCCTCTCGAGCCGTAAAGCGGCCGCGGACCCCAAAGAGTCCAAGTATGCCGTGAAGTTCGGGACAGGATCACTTCTTAACTACAGCAGAACTACAGGAACCCGTGCGGAACAAATTGACAGAAACAAAGGACGCTGCAACAATACAGATGAAATCAGAACCCGCCAGAGGAGTAAGAACATCCTGCAGAACTatag GACTTCCACACTGAATGTGACCCGGTGCCAAAATACCTGTGATGAGACCAACCACCACGATGAGATCACAAGTGGTGTAACCTGA
- the LOC118286958 gene encoding 7-methylguanosine phosphate-specific 5'-nucleotidase-like isoform X6, producing the protein MANCSVLMREHSRVEETIQAMQQAGAGSLQVISDFDMTLTRFAHNGKRVPSTHNILNNRLLVNEDCTKKIKKLLNTYYPIEIDARRSVEEKVPLMVEWWIKVHELLIQQRIRKDLLSQAVKESSTMLRDGYKVFFDRLVEQRVPMLILSAGVGDVLEEVIRQNHVFHPNIHIISNYMDFDQTGVLQAFKGELIHIFNKGEGALSHAAGLRELQGRPNVLLLGDSLGDLAMAGGVSEPQNVLTVGFLNDQVDERKESYINSFDIVLVKDETMDVPNGILRAGRLLLPRGLTRWHSWTQLQAAAGRFRPSCLSSRKAAADPKESKYAVKFGTGSLLNYSRTTGTRAEQIDRNKGRCNNTDEIRTRQRSKNILQNYRTSTLNVTRCQNTCDETNHHDEITSGVT; encoded by the exons ATGGCCAACTGCTCTGTGCTGATGAGGGAGCACAGCCGAGTGGAGGAGACCATCCAGGCCATGCAGCAAGCAGGTGCAGGCAGCCTGCAG GTAATCTCAGACTTTGACATGACGCTGACCAGATTCGCTCACAACGGCAAGAGAGTGCCCTCGACCCACA ACATCCTGAACAACCGGTTATTGGTTAATGAAGACTGCACTAAAAAG ATAAAGAAGCTGCTGAACACCTACTACCCCATAGAGATTGATGCAAGACGGAGTGTTGAAGAGAAGGTGCCTCTCATGGTGGAGTG GTGGATCAAAGTTCATGAGCTGCTGATTCAGCAGAGGATCAGAAAGGACTTGCTCTCCCAGGCTGTCAAGGAATCCAGCACTATGCTTAG GGACGGCTACAAAGTGTTTTTCGATCGTCTTGTCGAGCAGAGGGTCCCTATGCTGATCCTCTCGGCCGGTGTCGGAGACGTGCTGGAGGAGGTGATCCGACAGAACCACGTGTTCCATCCCAACATCCACATCATCTCCAACTACATGGACTTTGACCAAACT GGCGTCCTGCAAGCCTTCAAAGGCGAACTGATCCACATCTTCAACAAGGGAGAAGGGGCTCTGTCACACGCCGCTGGCCTCAGGGAGCTGCAGGGCCGACCCAACGTACTGCTGCTGGGGGACTCTCTCGGAGACTTGGCCATGGCCGGCGGCGTGTCCGAGCCCCAGAACGTCCTGACCGTCGGCTTCCTGAATGACCAG GTGGACGAGAGGAAAGAGTCGTACATCAACTCCTTCGACATTGTGCTGGTGAAAGACGAGACGATGGACGTTCCGAACGGCATCCTCAG agcCGGACGCCTGTTGCTTCCCCGCGGCTTGACTCGTTGGCACAGCTGGACGCAGCTGCAGGCGGCAGCAGGGCGGTTCCGCCCATCCTGCCTCTCGAGCCGTAAAGCGGCCGCGGACCCCAAAGAGTCCAAGTATGCCGTGAAGTTCGGGACAGGATCACTTCTTAACTACAGCAGAACTACAGGAACCCGTGCGGAACAAATTGACAGAAACAAAGGACGCTGCAACAATACAGATGAAATCAGAACCCGCCAGAGGAGTAAGAACATCCTGCAGAACTatag GACTTCCACACTGAATGTGACCCGGTGCCAAAATACCTGTGATGAGACCAACCACCACGATGAGATCACAAGTGGTGTAACCTGA
- the LOC118286958 gene encoding 7-methylguanosine phosphate-specific 5'-nucleotidase-like isoform X3: MLKNEIIPWIYTPVRGILAIWQQLTKTLEKKNGSLVSEILRSKIPEMANCSVLMREHSRVEETIQAMQQAGAGSLQVISDFDMTLTRFAHNGKRVPSTHNILNNRLLVNEDCTKKIKKLLNTYYPIEIDARRSVEEKVPLMVEWWIKVHELLIQQRIRKDLLSQAVKESSTMLRDGYKVFFDRLVEQRVPMLILSAGVGDVLEEVIRQNHVFHPNIHIISNYMDFDQTGVLQAFKGELIHIFNKGEGALSHAAGLRELQGRPNVLLLGDSLGDLAMAGGVSEPQNVLTVGFLNDQVDERKESYINSFDIVLVKDETMDVPNGILRAGRLLLPRGLTRWHSWTQLQAAAGRFRPSCLSSRKAAADPKESKYAVKFGTGSLLNYSRTTGTRAEQIDRNKGRCNNTDEIRTRQRSKNILQNYRTSTLNVTRCQNTCDETNHHDEITSGVT, translated from the exons ATGTTAAAAAATGAg ATCATTCCCTGGATCTACACGCCGGTGCGGGGCATCCTGGCCATCTGGCAGCAGCTGACCAAAACCCTGGAAAAGAAGAATGGGAGTTTAGTTTCAGAAATTCTACGTAGCAAA ATCCCAGAGATGGCCAACTGCTCTGTGCTGATGAGGGAGCACAGCCGAGTGGAGGAGACCATCCAGGCCATGCAGCAAGCAGGTGCAGGCAGCCTGCAG GTAATCTCAGACTTTGACATGACGCTGACCAGATTCGCTCACAACGGCAAGAGAGTGCCCTCGACCCACA ACATCCTGAACAACCGGTTATTGGTTAATGAAGACTGCACTAAAAAG ATAAAGAAGCTGCTGAACACCTACTACCCCATAGAGATTGATGCAAGACGGAGTGTTGAAGAGAAGGTGCCTCTCATGGTGGAGTG GTGGATCAAAGTTCATGAGCTGCTGATTCAGCAGAGGATCAGAAAGGACTTGCTCTCCCAGGCTGTCAAGGAATCCAGCACTATGCTTAG GGACGGCTACAAAGTGTTTTTCGATCGTCTTGTCGAGCAGAGGGTCCCTATGCTGATCCTCTCGGCCGGTGTCGGAGACGTGCTGGAGGAGGTGATCCGACAGAACCACGTGTTCCATCCCAACATCCACATCATCTCCAACTACATGGACTTTGACCAAACT GGCGTCCTGCAAGCCTTCAAAGGCGAACTGATCCACATCTTCAACAAGGGAGAAGGGGCTCTGTCACACGCCGCTGGCCTCAGGGAGCTGCAGGGCCGACCCAACGTACTGCTGCTGGGGGACTCTCTCGGAGACTTGGCCATGGCCGGCGGCGTGTCCGAGCCCCAGAACGTCCTGACCGTCGGCTTCCTGAATGACCAG GTGGACGAGAGGAAAGAGTCGTACATCAACTCCTTCGACATTGTGCTGGTGAAAGACGAGACGATGGACGTTCCGAACGGCATCCTCAG agcCGGACGCCTGTTGCTTCCCCGCGGCTTGACTCGTTGGCACAGCTGGACGCAGCTGCAGGCGGCAGCAGGGCGGTTCCGCCCATCCTGCCTCTCGAGCCGTAAAGCGGCCGCGGACCCCAAAGAGTCCAAGTATGCCGTGAAGTTCGGGACAGGATCACTTCTTAACTACAGCAGAACTACAGGAACCCGTGCGGAACAAATTGACAGAAACAAAGGACGCTGCAACAATACAGATGAAATCAGAACCCGCCAGAGGAGTAAGAACATCCTGCAGAACTatag GACTTCCACACTGAATGTGACCCGGTGCCAAAATACCTGTGATGAGACCAACCACCACGATGAGATCACAAGTGGTGTAACCTGA
- the LOC118286958 gene encoding 7-methylguanosine phosphate-specific 5'-nucleotidase-like isoform X1 codes for MDLSISMELVHHFSHMIIPWIYTPVRGILAIWQQLTKTLEKKNGSLVSEILRSKIPEMANCSVLMREHSRVEETIQAMQQAGAGSLQVISDFDMTLTRFAHNGKRVPSTHNILNNRLLVNEDCTKKIKKLLNTYYPIEIDARRSVEEKVPLMVEWWIKVHELLIQQRIRKDLLSQAVKESSTMLRDGYKVFFDRLVEQRVPMLILSAGVGDVLEEVIRQNHVFHPNIHIISNYMDFDQTGVLQAFKGELIHIFNKGEGALSHAAGLRELQGRPNVLLLGDSLGDLAMAGGVSEPQNVLTVGFLNDQVDERKESYINSFDIVLVKDETMDVPNGILRAGRLLLPRGLTRWHSWTQLQAAAGRFRPSCLSSRKAAADPKESKYAVKFGTGSLLNYSRTTGTRAEQIDRNKGRCNNTDEIRTRQRSKNILQNYRTSTLNVTRCQNTCDETNHHDEITSGVT; via the exons ATGGATCTATCCATTAGCATGGAACTCGTGCACCATTTTTCACACATG ATCATTCCCTGGATCTACACGCCGGTGCGGGGCATCCTGGCCATCTGGCAGCAGCTGACCAAAACCCTGGAAAAGAAGAATGGGAGTTTAGTTTCAGAAATTCTACGTAGCAAA ATCCCAGAGATGGCCAACTGCTCTGTGCTGATGAGGGAGCACAGCCGAGTGGAGGAGACCATCCAGGCCATGCAGCAAGCAGGTGCAGGCAGCCTGCAG GTAATCTCAGACTTTGACATGACGCTGACCAGATTCGCTCACAACGGCAAGAGAGTGCCCTCGACCCACA ACATCCTGAACAACCGGTTATTGGTTAATGAAGACTGCACTAAAAAG ATAAAGAAGCTGCTGAACACCTACTACCCCATAGAGATTGATGCAAGACGGAGTGTTGAAGAGAAGGTGCCTCTCATGGTGGAGTG GTGGATCAAAGTTCATGAGCTGCTGATTCAGCAGAGGATCAGAAAGGACTTGCTCTCCCAGGCTGTCAAGGAATCCAGCACTATGCTTAG GGACGGCTACAAAGTGTTTTTCGATCGTCTTGTCGAGCAGAGGGTCCCTATGCTGATCCTCTCGGCCGGTGTCGGAGACGTGCTGGAGGAGGTGATCCGACAGAACCACGTGTTCCATCCCAACATCCACATCATCTCCAACTACATGGACTTTGACCAAACT GGCGTCCTGCAAGCCTTCAAAGGCGAACTGATCCACATCTTCAACAAGGGAGAAGGGGCTCTGTCACACGCCGCTGGCCTCAGGGAGCTGCAGGGCCGACCCAACGTACTGCTGCTGGGGGACTCTCTCGGAGACTTGGCCATGGCCGGCGGCGTGTCCGAGCCCCAGAACGTCCTGACCGTCGGCTTCCTGAATGACCAG GTGGACGAGAGGAAAGAGTCGTACATCAACTCCTTCGACATTGTGCTGGTGAAAGACGAGACGATGGACGTTCCGAACGGCATCCTCAG agcCGGACGCCTGTTGCTTCCCCGCGGCTTGACTCGTTGGCACAGCTGGACGCAGCTGCAGGCGGCAGCAGGGCGGTTCCGCCCATCCTGCCTCTCGAGCCGTAAAGCGGCCGCGGACCCCAAAGAGTCCAAGTATGCCGTGAAGTTCGGGACAGGATCACTTCTTAACTACAGCAGAACTACAGGAACCCGTGCGGAACAAATTGACAGAAACAAAGGACGCTGCAACAATACAGATGAAATCAGAACCCGCCAGAGGAGTAAGAACATCCTGCAGAACTatag GACTTCCACACTGAATGTGACCCGGTGCCAAAATACCTGTGATGAGACCAACCACCACGATGAGATCACAAGTGGTGTAACCTGA
- the LOC118286958 gene encoding 7-methylguanosine phosphate-specific 5'-nucleotidase-like isoform X5: protein MDLSISMELVHHFSHMIIPWIYTPVRGILAIWQQLTKTLEKKNGSLVSEILRSKIPEMANCSVLMREHSRVEETIQAMQQAGAGSLQVISDFDMTLTRFAHNGKRVPSTHNILNNRLLVNEDCTKKIKKLLNTYYPIEIDARRSVEEKVPLMVEWWIKVHELLIQQRIRKDLLSQAVKESSTMLRDGYKVFFDRLVEQRVPMLILSAGVGDVLEEVIRQNHVFHPNIHIISNYMDFDQTGVLQAFKGELIHIFNKGEGALSHAAGLRELQGRPNVLLLGDSLGDLAMAGGVSEPQNVLTVGFLNDQVDERKESYINSFDIVLVKDETMDVPNGILRAGRLLLPRGLTRWHSWTQLQAAAGRFRPSCLSSRKAAADPKESKYAVKFGTGSLLNYSRTTGTRAEQIDRNKGRCNNTDEIRTRQRRLPH from the exons ATGGATCTATCCATTAGCATGGAACTCGTGCACCATTTTTCACACATG ATCATTCCCTGGATCTACACGCCGGTGCGGGGCATCCTGGCCATCTGGCAGCAGCTGACCAAAACCCTGGAAAAGAAGAATGGGAGTTTAGTTTCAGAAATTCTACGTAGCAAA ATCCCAGAGATGGCCAACTGCTCTGTGCTGATGAGGGAGCACAGCCGAGTGGAGGAGACCATCCAGGCCATGCAGCAAGCAGGTGCAGGCAGCCTGCAG GTAATCTCAGACTTTGACATGACGCTGACCAGATTCGCTCACAACGGCAAGAGAGTGCCCTCGACCCACA ACATCCTGAACAACCGGTTATTGGTTAATGAAGACTGCACTAAAAAG ATAAAGAAGCTGCTGAACACCTACTACCCCATAGAGATTGATGCAAGACGGAGTGTTGAAGAGAAGGTGCCTCTCATGGTGGAGTG GTGGATCAAAGTTCATGAGCTGCTGATTCAGCAGAGGATCAGAAAGGACTTGCTCTCCCAGGCTGTCAAGGAATCCAGCACTATGCTTAG GGACGGCTACAAAGTGTTTTTCGATCGTCTTGTCGAGCAGAGGGTCCCTATGCTGATCCTCTCGGCCGGTGTCGGAGACGTGCTGGAGGAGGTGATCCGACAGAACCACGTGTTCCATCCCAACATCCACATCATCTCCAACTACATGGACTTTGACCAAACT GGCGTCCTGCAAGCCTTCAAAGGCGAACTGATCCACATCTTCAACAAGGGAGAAGGGGCTCTGTCACACGCCGCTGGCCTCAGGGAGCTGCAGGGCCGACCCAACGTACTGCTGCTGGGGGACTCTCTCGGAGACTTGGCCATGGCCGGCGGCGTGTCCGAGCCCCAGAACGTCCTGACCGTCGGCTTCCTGAATGACCAG GTGGACGAGAGGAAAGAGTCGTACATCAACTCCTTCGACATTGTGCTGGTGAAAGACGAGACGATGGACGTTCCGAACGGCATCCTCAG agcCGGACGCCTGTTGCTTCCCCGCGGCTTGACTCGTTGGCACAGCTGGACGCAGCTGCAGGCGGCAGCAGGGCGGTTCCGCCCATCCTGCCTCTCGAGCCGTAAAGCGGCCGCGGACCCCAAAGAGTCCAAGTATGCCGTGAAGTTCGGGACAGGATCACTTCTTAACTACAGCAGAACTACAGGAACCCGTGCGGAACAAATTGACAGAAACAAAGGACGCTGCAACAATACAGATGAAATCAGAACCCGCCAGAGGA GACTTCCACACTGA
- the LOC118286958 gene encoding 7-methylguanosine phosphate-specific 5'-nucleotidase-like isoform X2, whose amino-acid sequence MDLSISMELVHHFSHMIIPWIYTPVRGILAIWQQLTKTLEKKNGSLVSEILRSKIPEMANCSVLMREHSRVEETIQAMQQAGAGSLQVISDFDMTLTRFAHNGKRVPSTHNILNNRLLVNEDCTKKIKKLLNTYYPIEIDARRSVEEKVPLMVEWWIKVHELLIQQRIRKDLLSQAVKESSTMLRDGYKVFFDRLVEQRVPMLILSAGVGDVLEEVIRQNHVFHPNIHIISNYMDFDQTGVLQAFKGELIHIFNKGEGALSHAAGLRELQGRPNVLLLGDSLGDLAMAGGVSEPQNVLTVGFLNDQVDERKESYINSFDIVLVKDETMDVPNGILRAGRLLLPRGLTRWHSWTQLQAAAGRFRPSCLSSRKAAADPKESKYAVKFGTGSLLNYSRTTGTRAEQIDRNKGRCNNTDEIRTRQRSKNILQNYRCLFLNLDLHHGSHRLPH is encoded by the exons ATGGATCTATCCATTAGCATGGAACTCGTGCACCATTTTTCACACATG ATCATTCCCTGGATCTACACGCCGGTGCGGGGCATCCTGGCCATCTGGCAGCAGCTGACCAAAACCCTGGAAAAGAAGAATGGGAGTTTAGTTTCAGAAATTCTACGTAGCAAA ATCCCAGAGATGGCCAACTGCTCTGTGCTGATGAGGGAGCACAGCCGAGTGGAGGAGACCATCCAGGCCATGCAGCAAGCAGGTGCAGGCAGCCTGCAG GTAATCTCAGACTTTGACATGACGCTGACCAGATTCGCTCACAACGGCAAGAGAGTGCCCTCGACCCACA ACATCCTGAACAACCGGTTATTGGTTAATGAAGACTGCACTAAAAAG ATAAAGAAGCTGCTGAACACCTACTACCCCATAGAGATTGATGCAAGACGGAGTGTTGAAGAGAAGGTGCCTCTCATGGTGGAGTG GTGGATCAAAGTTCATGAGCTGCTGATTCAGCAGAGGATCAGAAAGGACTTGCTCTCCCAGGCTGTCAAGGAATCCAGCACTATGCTTAG GGACGGCTACAAAGTGTTTTTCGATCGTCTTGTCGAGCAGAGGGTCCCTATGCTGATCCTCTCGGCCGGTGTCGGAGACGTGCTGGAGGAGGTGATCCGACAGAACCACGTGTTCCATCCCAACATCCACATCATCTCCAACTACATGGACTTTGACCAAACT GGCGTCCTGCAAGCCTTCAAAGGCGAACTGATCCACATCTTCAACAAGGGAGAAGGGGCTCTGTCACACGCCGCTGGCCTCAGGGAGCTGCAGGGCCGACCCAACGTACTGCTGCTGGGGGACTCTCTCGGAGACTTGGCCATGGCCGGCGGCGTGTCCGAGCCCCAGAACGTCCTGACCGTCGGCTTCCTGAATGACCAG GTGGACGAGAGGAAAGAGTCGTACATCAACTCCTTCGACATTGTGCTGGTGAAAGACGAGACGATGGACGTTCCGAACGGCATCCTCAG agcCGGACGCCTGTTGCTTCCCCGCGGCTTGACTCGTTGGCACAGCTGGACGCAGCTGCAGGCGGCAGCAGGGCGGTTCCGCCCATCCTGCCTCTCGAGCCGTAAAGCGGCCGCGGACCCCAAAGAGTCCAAGTATGCCGTGAAGTTCGGGACAGGATCACTTCTTAACTACAGCAGAACTACAGGAACCCGTGCGGAACAAATTGACAGAAACAAAGGACGCTGCAACAATACAGATGAAATCAGAACCCGCCAGAGGAGTAAGAACATCCTGCAGAACTataggtgtttgtttttaaatctggaTTTACACCATGGATCACACA GACTTCCACACTGA
- the fkbp10b gene encoding peptidyl-prolyl cis-trans isomerase FKBP10, whose protein sequence is MLGLFFFLLTAWSSVEGNPSPVLGDVVVDRSFIPKLCAREVKDGDFVRYHYNATFVDGKTFDSSHQKGDAKVGRIGEGRLIAGIDKGLQGMCVNERRTITVPPHLAYGSTGAGDVVPPDATLVFEVHLLDLWNKADLVVTKTITTPKDCKRSVMRTDFVRYHFNGTLLDGTVFESSYMRKQTQDSLVGEGWLIKGLDEGLLGMCVGEIRNIIIPPFKAYGEKGSGTDIPPQATLVFNVLLEDIHNPKDNMTIEHQVVPESCTRRSVVGDYIRYHYNGTFLNGRTFDTSYQRNGTYNTYIGMGYVIAGMDQALLGVCVAERRRVILPPHLAYGEQGAGDVIPPSAVLVFDIHVIDFHNPNDTVGIHTTHKPDVCNDTTAANDLVRYNYNCTLMDGTLLFSSRDFENLQDAVLGADKVIDGLDQGLRGMCVGEKRLVTVPPHLGHGERGADGVPGSAVLVFDIELVSFEKGVPPGYLFVWLQDTPANLFEALDINKNEKVPQEEFGEFIKLQVAEGKGRIKPGMTMEQVVVDMFENQDRNKDGVITADELKLKVEEDKEREEARHEEL, encoded by the exons ATGCTGGGCCTGTTCTTTTTCCTGCTCACTGCGTGGTCCTCCGTGGAGGGCAACCCCAGTCCCGTGTTGGGGGATGTAGTCGTGGACAGATCCTTCATCCCCAAACTCTGCGCCAGGGAGGTGAAGGACGGAGACTTCGTCCGCTACCACTACAACGCCACGTTCGTCGACGGCAAAACCTTCGACTCGAG CCACCAGAAAGGAGACGCCAAGGTCGGTCGGATCGGTGAGGGTCGCCTCATTGCCGGCATCGATAAAGGTCTGCAGGGCATGTGTGTGAACGAGCGCCGGACGATCACCGTGCCTCCTCACCTGGCCTACGGCAGCACTGGCGCAG GTGACGTGGTTCCTCCAGATGCCACCCTGGTGTTTGAGGTCCACCTGTTGGACCTGTGGAACAAAGCCGACCTGGTCGTCACCAAAACCATCACCACCCCCAAAGACTGCAAACGCTCCGTGATGCGCACTGACTTTGTGCGTTACCATTTCAACGGCACCCTGCTCGACGGCACCGTCTTTGAATCAAG CTACATGAGGAAGCAAACCCAAGACTCATTAGTAGGTGAGGGCTGGCTGATCAAGGGCCTGGACGAGGGCCTGCTGGGCATGTGCGTGGGAGAGATCAGAAACATTATCATCCCACCTTTTAAGGCCTACGGAGAAAAGGGATCAG GCACAGATATCCCCCCCCAGGCGACCCTGGTGTTCAATGTCCTGTTGGAGGACATCCACAACCCGAAGGACAACATGACCATCGAGCACCAGGTGGTGCCCGAGTCGTGCACTCGCAGGTCCGTCGTCGGGGATTACATCCGGTACCACTACAACGGTACCTTTCTGAACGGAAGAACCTTTGACACCAG CTACCAGAGAAACGGAACATACAACACCTACATCGGGATGGGGTATGTGATTGCGGGCATGGACCAGGCCCTGCTGGGAGTCTGCGttgcggagaggaggagggtcatcctcccccctcacctGGCGTATGGAGAGCAAGGAGCAG GCGACGTCATCCCTCCCTCAGCTGTGCTCGTCTTTGACATTCACGTCATCGACTTCCACAACCCCAATGACACGGTGGGCATCCACACCACGCACAAGCCCGACGTGTGTAACGACACCACCGCGGCCAACGACCTCGTCCGCTACAACTACAACTGCACCCTGATGGACGGCACGCTGCTCTTTTCCTC GCGCGACTTTGAGAACCTTCAGGACGCAGTGCTGGGGGCAGACAAAGTGATCGACGGGCTGGACCAGGGCCTGCGCGgcatgtgtgtgggagagaagaGGTTGGTGACGGTGCCTCCTCACCTGGGCCACGGAGAACGAGGAG CCGATGGTGTGCCGGGCAGCGCTGTGTTGGTCTTTGACATTGAGCTGGTGAGCTTTGAGAAGGGAGTGCCCCCTGGTTACCTGTTCGTGTGGCTCCAGGACACTCCGGCTAACCTGTTCGAAGCCCTGGACATCAACAAGAATGAGAAGGTTCCACAGGAGGAG TTTGGGGAGTTCATCAAGCTGCAGGTGGCAGAGGGCAAAGGTCGCATAAAGCCTGGAATGACCATGGAGCAGGTTGTAGTCGACATGTTCGAGAACCAGGACCGAAATAAAGATGGCGTGATCACGGCCGACGAGCTCAAACTGAAGgtagaggaggacaaggagagggaagaggcGAGGCACGAGGAGTTGTAA